Proteins from one Mycobacterium sp. HUMS_12744610 genomic window:
- a CDS encoding TetR/AcrR family transcriptional regulator, giving the protein MTEDSRLTRKGLATRSRIVDVAARLIFERGIANTSIDQVRRAAKVGGSQISHYFRDKHELTRHVVAARRSDVQSFHTRPQFASLDSLEALQAWADACVADIDAVYRVGGCIYGSLAGELIDADDEIHADLSAGYDEWIDLFRTGLAAMRDRGELRAEADPRHLAVVLVVAHQGGAMLTHATGDADPLRFAVNAAVDYVRSFATRSAPVDGRPERRGRELDNYGYSSP; this is encoded by the coding sequence GTGACTGAGGATTCGCGCTTAACCCGCAAGGGACTGGCGACCCGGTCGCGCATCGTCGACGTGGCCGCCCGCCTCATCTTCGAGCGCGGCATCGCCAACACCAGCATCGATCAGGTGCGGCGCGCGGCGAAAGTGGGCGGATCGCAGATCTCGCACTACTTCCGCGACAAACACGAGCTGACGCGCCACGTGGTCGCCGCGCGCCGCTCCGACGTGCAGTCCTTTCATACGCGACCGCAGTTCGCTTCCCTCGACTCCCTCGAGGCCCTGCAGGCGTGGGCCGATGCCTGCGTGGCCGACATCGACGCCGTGTACCGGGTGGGTGGCTGCATCTACGGCTCGCTGGCCGGCGAACTCATCGACGCCGACGACGAGATACACGCCGACCTCTCCGCCGGATACGACGAGTGGATCGACTTGTTCCGGACGGGCCTGGCCGCGATGCGCGACCGCGGAGAGCTGCGCGCCGAGGCCGATCCGCGCCACCTGGCCGTGGTGCTGGTCGTCGCGCACCAGGGCGGCGCCATGCTCACCCATGCCACCGGTGACGCGGATCCGCTGCGGTTCGCCGTGAATGCCGCCGTGGATTATGTGCGTTCCTTCGCGACCCGGTCCGCGCCGGTCGACGGACGCCCCGAGCGGCGTGGGCGCGAGCTGGACAATTATGGGTATTCTAGCCCGTAA
- a CDS encoding TetR/AcrR family transcriptional regulator has protein sequence MAESDVQDEQRLTAKGRATRDRIVQAAAQLIVADGLATANMENVRRAASVSGSQLAHYFADKAALIRAVLRHRIGVVLDFHQQSALHGLESFDDFERWIDLNIRHLRRIGYVGTPTYHALAAQLAKSDDATRATLAEGYARWIDLLANAIQRMKDSGALREDADPRRLALVAVSAHQGGGMLAFTYRAEWPHADATRFAVNYLRMFATDPAERSPRPPRRRGRSRD, from the coding sequence ATGGCCGAGTCCGATGTTCAGGACGAACAGCGGTTGACCGCCAAGGGGCGCGCCACCCGCGATCGCATCGTGCAGGCCGCCGCCCAGCTGATCGTCGCCGACGGCCTGGCCACCGCCAACATGGAGAACGTCCGCAGGGCGGCCTCGGTGAGCGGGTCGCAACTCGCGCACTACTTCGCCGACAAGGCCGCGCTGATCCGGGCCGTCCTCCGGCACCGGATCGGCGTGGTTCTGGACTTTCACCAACAATCCGCGCTGCACGGCCTGGAGTCGTTCGACGACTTCGAGCGGTGGATCGATCTCAACATCCGCCACCTGCGCCGCATCGGGTACGTCGGCACGCCGACCTACCATGCCCTGGCCGCGCAGCTGGCTAAGTCCGACGACGCCACGCGCGCCACGTTGGCGGAAGGGTACGCGCGCTGGATCGATCTGCTGGCCAACGCGATTCAGCGGATGAAGGACAGCGGCGCGCTCCGCGAGGACGCCGACCCGCGCCGACTCGCCCTGGTCGCCGTCAGCGCCCACCAGGGGGGCGGCATGTTGGCGTTCACCTACCGGGCGGAATGGCCGCACGCCGACGCCACCCGGTTCGCCGTCAACTATCTCCGCATGTTCGCCACCGATCCAGCCGAACGGAGCCCCCGTCCGCCCAGACGTCGAGGGCGCAGCCGTGACTGA
- a CDS encoding family 1 encapsulin nanocompartment shell protein — protein MNNLYRELAPVTEAAWKEIETEATRTFKRHIAGRRVVDVSGPGGPATAAVSTGRLVDVQSPTDGVVAHLRASKPLVRLRVPFTLSRYEIDNVERGALDADWDPVKAAAKKLAFVEDRAIFEGYPAASIDGIRSCTSNPPVTLPEDPRDMPDAISQALTALRLAGVDGPYSVLLSAEVYTKVSETTEHGYPIREHLSRLVGGDIIWAPAIDGAMVLTTRGGDFDLQLGTDVAIGYTSHDTDTVHLYLQETMTFLCYTAEASVCLGC, from the coding sequence ATGAACAACCTCTACCGCGAGCTGGCACCGGTCACCGAAGCGGCATGGAAAGAAATCGAAACCGAGGCCACGCGGACGTTCAAACGCCACATCGCCGGCCGGCGGGTGGTCGACGTCAGCGGCCCCGGCGGGCCGGCGACCGCGGCGGTCAGCACGGGACGGCTGGTCGACGTGCAGTCCCCCACCGACGGCGTGGTCGCTCACCTGCGCGCCAGCAAACCGCTTGTGCGGCTGCGGGTTCCGTTTACCCTGTCCCGCTACGAGATCGACAACGTGGAACGTGGTGCGCTGGACGCCGACTGGGACCCGGTCAAGGCCGCCGCCAAGAAACTGGCGTTCGTCGAGGACCGCGCGATCTTCGAGGGCTACCCCGCCGCATCGATCGACGGCATCCGCAGCTGCACCTCCAACCCCCCGGTGACGTTGCCGGAGGACCCGCGCGACATGCCCGATGCGATCTCGCAGGCGTTGACCGCCCTGCGGCTGGCCGGTGTCGACGGGCCGTATTCGGTGCTGCTGTCCGCCGAGGTCTATACCAAGGTCAGCGAGACCACCGAACACGGATATCCGATCCGTGAGCACCTCAGCCGGCTGGTCGGCGGCGACATCATCTGGGCGCCCGCCATCGACGGCGCCATGGTGCTGACCACGCGCGGCGGCGACTTCGACCTGCAGTTGGGCACCGACGTCGCGATCGGTTACACCAGCCACGACACCGACACGGTGCACCTGTACCTGCAGGAGACGATGACGTTCCTGTGCTACACCGCGGAGGCGTCGGTCTGCCTGGGCTGCTAG
- a CDS encoding Dyp-type peroxidase yields MPPVQPQPILAPLTPAAIFLVVTIDEGGEAAVHDALPDLSGLVRALGFRDPAKRLSMITSIGSDAWDRLFSGPRPAELHPFVALTGPRHTAPATPGDVLFHIRAESMDVCFELAGRVLKAMAGAVTVVDEVHGFRFFDNRDLLGFVDGTENPDGPIARSATMIGDEDPGFAGSCYVHVQKYVHDMPEWESLPVAEQERVVGRTKLDDIELDEDVKPTDSHVALNVIADDDGTELKIVRHNMPFGEVGKGEYGTYFIGYSRRPAVTEQMMRNMFLGDPPGNTDRILDFSTALTGGMFFSPTVDFLDGPPALPGAPGHRGGSASDPTSESGSLSIGSLKGTS; encoded by the coding sequence GTGCCGCCCGTTCAGCCACAACCCATCCTCGCACCGCTGACGCCCGCCGCGATTTTCCTCGTGGTCACGATCGACGAGGGCGGGGAGGCGGCCGTGCACGACGCCCTGCCCGACCTTTCGGGACTGGTCCGGGCGCTGGGCTTCCGCGACCCGGCCAAGCGGCTGTCGATGATCACCTCCATCGGTTCCGACGCCTGGGACCGGTTGTTCAGTGGTCCGCGGCCCGCCGAACTGCACCCGTTCGTCGCACTGACCGGACCGCGGCACACGGCCCCGGCCACCCCCGGCGACGTGCTGTTCCACATCCGGGCCGAGAGCATGGACGTCTGTTTCGAGTTGGCCGGGCGCGTCCTCAAGGCCATGGCCGGTGCGGTCACCGTCGTCGACGAGGTCCACGGGTTCCGGTTCTTCGACAACCGCGACCTGCTGGGGTTCGTCGACGGCACCGAAAACCCGGACGGTCCAATCGCGCGGAGCGCCACCATGATCGGCGACGAGGACCCCGGCTTCGCCGGGTCGTGCTACGTCCACGTGCAGAAGTACGTGCACGACATGCCGGAGTGGGAGTCGCTGCCGGTAGCCGAGCAGGAACGCGTGGTGGGCCGCACCAAGCTCGACGACATCGAACTCGACGAGGACGTCAAGCCCACCGACTCCCACGTCGCGCTCAACGTCATCGCCGACGACGACGGCACCGAGCTGAAGATCGTGCGGCACAACATGCCGTTCGGCGAGGTGGGCAAGGGCGAGTACGGCACCTACTTCATCGGCTATTCGCGCCGGCCCGCGGTGACCGAGCAGATGATGCGCAACATGTTTCTCGGCGATCCGCCGGGGAATACCGACCGCATACTCGATTTCTCCACCGCGCTGACCGGGGGGATGTTCTTCTCCCCCACCGTCGACTTCCTCGACGGCCCACCGGCGCTGCCCGGCGCGCCGGGACATCGGGGCGGTTCGGCGTCCGACCCCACCTCTGAAAGCGGCTCACTGTCGATCGGCAGCCTGAAAGGAACCTCCTGA
- a CDS encoding M18 family aminopeptidase produces MTASARGLCDFIDASPSPFHACATVAARLRGAGYTELAEADRWPDGPGRYFTVRAGSLVAWNSAGADGPFRIVGAHTDSPNLRVKQHPDRLVAGWRVVALEPYGGAWLNSWLDRDLGISGRLTFRDGTGLGHRLVRIDDPLLRVPQLAIHLAEDRKSLTLDPQRHLNAVWGVGGQPGAFVGYVAERAGVAASDVLAADLMTHDPTPSTVVGAEADLLSAPRLDNLASCYAGMEALLAFEPGSAPRGFLPVLVLFDHEEVGSTSDHGAQSNLLSTVLERIVLAAGGTRDDFLRRLPASLLASADMAHATHPNYPERHEPGHPIAVNAGPVLKVHPNLRYATDGRTAAAFALACRQAGVGLQRYEHRADLPCGSTIGPLASARTGIPTVDVGAAQLAMHSARELMGAHDVAAYAAAMRAFLCPD; encoded by the coding sequence ATGACCGCCAGCGCGCGCGGCCTCTGCGACTTCATCGACGCCTCCCCGTCGCCGTTTCACGCCTGCGCCACGGTGGCCGCGCGACTGCGCGGCGCCGGCTACACCGAACTCGCCGAGGCCGATCGCTGGCCGGATGGGCCCGGCCGCTACTTCACCGTGCGGGCCGGGTCACTGGTCGCCTGGAACTCCGCGGGCGCCGACGGCCCGTTCCGCATCGTCGGCGCCCACACCGACAGCCCCAACCTGCGGGTCAAACAGCACCCCGACCGGCTCGTCGCCGGCTGGCGGGTGGTCGCGCTGGAGCCCTACGGGGGAGCGTGGCTCAACTCCTGGCTGGACCGCGACCTCGGCATCAGCGGGCGCCTGACGTTCCGCGACGGCACTGGGCTCGGCCACCGGCTCGTCCGGATCGACGACCCACTCCTGCGGGTGCCCCAACTGGCCATCCATCTGGCCGAGGACCGCAAGTCGCTGACCCTGGACCCGCAGCGACACCTCAACGCGGTATGGGGGGTCGGCGGGCAGCCGGGAGCGTTCGTAGGCTACGTCGCCGAGCGCGCCGGGGTGGCGGCGTCCGACGTGCTGGCCGCCGACCTGATGACACACGACCCGACGCCCTCGACGGTGGTCGGCGCCGAGGCCGATCTGTTGAGCGCTCCCCGGCTGGACAACCTGGCCAGCTGCTATGCGGGCATGGAGGCGCTGCTGGCCTTCGAGCCGGGCTCGGCGCCGCGCGGCTTCCTGCCGGTGTTGGTGCTCTTCGACCACGAGGAGGTCGGTTCGACCTCGGACCACGGCGCGCAGTCCAACCTGCTGAGCACCGTCCTGGAACGGATCGTGCTCGCGGCCGGCGGCACTCGCGACGACTTTCTGCGCCGACTGCCGGCGTCGCTGCTGGCCTCGGCGGACATGGCGCATGCCACCCACCCCAACTACCCGGAACGGCACGAGCCCGGCCACCCGATCGCGGTCAACGCCGGGCCGGTCCTCAAGGTGCACCCGAACCTGCGCTATGCCACCGACGGGCGCACGGCCGCGGCCTTCGCGCTGGCCTGCCGGCAGGCCGGGGTGGGTCTGCAACGCTACGAGCACCGGGCGGACCTGCCGTGCGGTTCCACGATCGGGCCGCTGGCCTCGGCCCGGACGGGCATCCCGACCGTCGACGTCGGCGCGGCCCAGCTCGCGATGCACTCCGCGCGCGAGCTGATGGGCGCGCACGACGTGGCCGCCTACGCGGCGGCGATGCGCGCGTTCCTGTGCCCGGACTAG
- a CDS encoding TetR/AcrR family transcriptional regulator — protein sequence MPEERAGRPRDSRLHHAILEATRALLTTGSYADLSMESVAARAGVGKKTLYRRWPSKAPMVAEAVLEAYGGSGSFPVAQTEDVRADLRAWLDEHAAFLADPPNAALVRALVAAAAARPADGEDLYRQLSAPQLDGLTTRLSRGVEDGELKADADLDAVAEALIGMLLLRALTGAGEEAPRGFDGLLEAVLSGVATKARH from the coding sequence ATGCCTGAGGAGCGGGCCGGCCGGCCACGGGACAGCCGACTGCACCACGCGATACTCGAGGCCACCCGCGCGCTGCTGACCACCGGCAGCTACGCCGATCTGTCGATGGAAAGCGTCGCGGCCCGCGCGGGGGTGGGCAAGAAGACGCTCTACCGGCGGTGGCCGTCGAAGGCCCCGATGGTCGCCGAGGCGGTGCTGGAGGCCTACGGCGGGTCGGGATCGTTTCCGGTCGCCCAGACCGAAGACGTCCGCGCCGACCTGCGGGCCTGGCTCGACGAGCACGCCGCGTTCCTGGCCGACCCGCCGAACGCCGCGTTGGTGCGGGCGCTCGTCGCCGCGGCGGCAGCGCGGCCGGCCGACGGCGAGGACCTCTACCGGCAGCTGAGCGCCCCGCAACTGGACGGGTTGACGACGCGGCTGAGCCGGGGCGTCGAGGACGGAGAACTCAAGGCGGACGCCGACCTGGACGCCGTCGCGGAGGCCTTGATCGGCATGCTGCTGTTACGGGCGCTGACCGGCGCCGGCGAGGAAGCCCCGCGCGGATTCGATGGACTGCTCGAGGCAGTCCTCAGCGGGGTCGCCACCAAGGCCCGGCACTAG
- the purL gene encoding phosphoribosylformylglycinamidine synthase subunit PurL yields MTVPGSIDTVSHAATTPDQPQPFGELGLKDDEYQRIREILGRRPTDTELAMYSVMWSEHCSYKSSKVHLRYFGETTTDEMRAGMLAGIGENAGVVDIGDGWAVTFKVESHNHPSYVEPYQGAATGVGGIVRDIMAMGARPVAVMDQLRFGAADAPDTRRVLDGVVRGIGGYGNSLGLPNIGGETVFDACYAGNPLVNALCVGVLRQEDLHLAFASGAGNKIILFGARTGLDGIGGVSVLASDTFDAAGSRKKLPSVQVGDPFMEKVLIECCLELYAGKLVIGIQDLGGAGLACATSELASAGDGGMSVQLDNVPLRAKEMTPAEVLCSESQERMCAVVAPENVDAFMAVCRKWDVLATVIGEVTEGDRLRITWCGETVVDVPPRTVAHEGPVYQRPVARPDSQDALNADRSDRLPRPASGAELRETLLALLGSPHLCSRGFITEQYDRYVRGNTVLAEHADGGMLRVDEATGRGIAVSTDASGRYTLLDPYTGAQLALAEAYRNVAVTGATPVAVTNCLNFGSPEDPGVMWQFAQAVRGLADGCAALGIPVTGGNVSFYNQTGSVAILPTPVVGVLGVIDDVARRIPTGLGTEPGEILLLLGDTRDEFDGSIWAQVTADHLGGLPPAVDLARERLLAEVLRAGSRDGLVSAAHDLSEGGLAQAVVEAALAGETGCRIVLPEGTDPFVTLFSESAGRALVAVPRTEESRFRSMCEARGLPAIRIGVVDQGSDALEVQGLFTVTLAELRETSASVLPRFFGGASPAESDA; encoded by the coding sequence GTGACCGTCCCCGGGTCGATCGACACCGTCTCGCATGCCGCGACCACGCCCGACCAACCGCAACCGTTCGGTGAGCTGGGCCTCAAAGACGACGAGTACCAGCGGATCCGCGAGATCCTGGGCCGGCGGCCCACCGACACCGAGCTCGCGATGTACTCGGTGATGTGGAGCGAGCACTGCTCCTACAAGTCCTCGAAGGTGCACCTGCGCTACTTCGGCGAGACCACGACCGACGAGATGCGCGCCGGCATGCTGGCCGGCATCGGCGAGAACGCCGGTGTCGTCGACATCGGCGACGGCTGGGCGGTCACGTTCAAGGTGGAATCGCACAACCACCCGTCCTACGTCGAGCCCTACCAGGGCGCGGCCACCGGTGTCGGCGGCATCGTGCGCGACATCATGGCCATGGGCGCGCGACCCGTCGCGGTGATGGACCAGCTCCGGTTCGGCGCCGCCGACGCCCCCGACACGCGCCGCGTGCTCGACGGCGTGGTGCGCGGCATCGGGGGCTACGGCAACTCGCTGGGCCTGCCCAACATCGGCGGCGAGACCGTCTTCGACGCGTGCTACGCGGGCAACCCGTTGGTCAACGCGCTGTGCGTCGGCGTATTACGCCAGGAGGACCTGCATCTGGCGTTCGCCTCGGGTGCCGGCAACAAGATCATCCTGTTCGGCGCACGGACCGGTCTGGACGGCATCGGTGGGGTGTCGGTGCTGGCGTCGGACACGTTCGACGCCGCCGGATCTCGCAAGAAGCTGCCGTCGGTCCAGGTGGGCGACCCGTTCATGGAGAAAGTGCTCATCGAGTGCTGCCTCGAGCTCTACGCGGGGAAGCTGGTGATCGGCATCCAGGACCTCGGTGGTGCCGGATTGGCTTGTGCTACATCAGAATTAGCGTCAGCCGGCGATGGCGGGATGTCGGTGCAGCTCGACAACGTCCCGCTGCGCGCCAAGGAGATGACGCCCGCCGAGGTGCTGTGCAGCGAATCCCAGGAGCGGATGTGCGCGGTCGTCGCTCCGGAGAACGTGGACGCCTTCATGGCGGTGTGCCGCAAGTGGGACGTGCTGGCCACGGTGATCGGCGAGGTGACCGAGGGCGACCGGTTGCGGATCACCTGGTGCGGCGAGACCGTCGTCGACGTGCCCCCGCGCACCGTCGCGCACGAAGGCCCGGTGTATCAGCGGCCGGTCGCACGTCCCGATTCGCAGGACGCCCTGAACGCCGACCGCTCGGACCGGCTGCCGCGACCCGCCAGCGGGGCCGAGCTGCGGGAGACTTTGCTTGCGCTACTGGGCAGCCCGCATCTGTGCAGCCGCGGGTTCATCACCGAGCAGTACGACCGCTACGTGCGCGGCAACACCGTGCTGGCCGAGCACGCCGACGGTGGCATGTTGCGCGTCGACGAAGCCACCGGCCGCGGCATCGCGGTCTCGACCGACGCGTCGGGGCGTTACACGCTGCTCGATCCGTACACCGGAGCCCAGCTCGCGCTGGCCGAGGCCTACCGCAACGTCGCGGTGACCGGCGCCACCCCGGTCGCGGTGACCAACTGCCTCAACTTCGGGTCCCCCGAGGACCCCGGGGTGATGTGGCAGTTCGCGCAGGCGGTGCGCGGCCTGGCCGACGGCTGTGCCGCCCTTGGTATTCCGGTGACCGGGGGCAACGTCAGCTTCTACAACCAGACCGGATCCGTGGCGATCCTGCCGACGCCGGTCGTCGGGGTGCTCGGCGTCATCGACGACGTCGCCCGGCGCATCCCCACCGGGCTGGGCACCGAACCGGGGGAGATCCTGCTGCTGCTGGGCGACACGCGCGACGAGTTCGACGGATCCATCTGGGCGCAGGTGACTGCCGACCATCTCGGTGGGCTGCCGCCGGCGGTGGACCTGGCGCGGGAGAGGCTGCTGGCCGAGGTGCTGCGGGCGGGCTCACGTGACGGGCTGGTGTCGGCGGCGCACGACCTGTCCGAGGGCGGGCTGGCCCAGGCCGTCGTGGAGGCGGCGCTGGCGGGTGAAACCGGTTGTCGCATAGTGCTTCCCGAGGGCACCGATCCTTTCGTGACGCTGTTCTCCGAGTCGGCGGGCCGGGCGCTGGTCGCGGTGCCGCGCACCGAGGAGAGCCGCTTTCGGTCGATGTGCGAAGCGCGGGGTTTGCCCGCGATCCGCATCGGGGTCGTCGACCAGGGGTCGGACGCTCTGGAGGTTCAGGGCCTGTTCACGGTGACCCTGGCCGAGCTGCGCGAAACGTCCGCCTCGGTGCTGCCGCGCTTCTTCGGAGGGGCGTCACCGGCGGAAAGCGATGCGTGA
- a CDS encoding type II CAAX prenyl endopeptidase Rce1 family protein, which produces MRERHFRCPEVLFLAAALVGWGFLTPRFPAAWRVVVQAGVGALLVRLTRAPLGLRPPRLWTGLRWGSAAGAAAAVAIAGTTAIAPVRDSMAARRLPASTPAWLLLRIPLGTVWAEEAAFRAALARLGSRGPGDAAGGRLLQAGAFGLFHIADARATGEPVAVTVLATAIGGWAFGWLADRSGSLAAPMLAHLAVNEAGAIAALLVRRDRWKRSSR; this is translated from the coding sequence ATGCGTGAGAGGCATTTTCGCTGCCCAGAGGTGTTGTTTCTGGCCGCCGCCCTGGTCGGCTGGGGCTTCCTCACCCCGCGGTTTCCGGCCGCGTGGCGGGTTGTCGTGCAGGCCGGTGTGGGCGCGCTGCTGGTTCGGCTGACCCGTGCGCCGCTGGGCCTGCGCCCGCCGCGGCTATGGACGGGGTTGCGGTGGGGATCGGCGGCGGGCGCGGCCGCGGCGGTCGCGATCGCCGGGACGACCGCGATCGCGCCGGTGCGGGATTCCATGGCCGCGCGTCGGCTGCCGGCGTCGACACCGGCCTGGCTGTTGCTGCGGATCCCCCTCGGCACGGTCTGGGCCGAGGAGGCGGCCTTCCGCGCGGCGCTGGCCCGGCTCGGGTCGCGCGGCCCCGGCGATGCCGCCGGGGGACGCCTGCTGCAGGCCGGCGCGTTCGGGCTCTTCCACATCGCGGACGCGCGCGCGACGGGCGAACCGGTGGCCGTCACCGTGCTGGCCACCGCAATCGGGGGCTGGGCCTTCGGCTGGCTCGCCGACCGGTCCGGCAGCCTGGCGGCGCCCATGCTGGCCCACCTCGCCGTCAACGAGGCGGGTGCCATCGCGGCCCTGCTCGTCCGGCGAGATCGCTGGAAACGATCATCCCGGTAG
- a CDS encoding phosphodiesterase, with protein sequence MHRLRAAEHPRPDFILLHISDTHLIAQGSLYGAVDADGRLGELLEQLTQARLRPDAIVVTGDLTDKGEPAAYRKLRDAVEPFAAELGAELVWVMGNHDDRSALRSALLDEAPSMAPLDRVCMIDGLRVITLDTSVPGHHHGEISASQLAWLAAQLDAPAPHGSILALHHPPIPSVLDLAVTVELRDQAALGRVLRGSDVRAILAGHLHYSTNATFVGIPVSVASATCYTQDLTVAAGGTRGRDGAQACNVVHVYQDTVVHSVIPLGGGETVGTFVSPAEARRKITDSGLFIEPSRRDSLFSHPPRALASSARRTPVD encoded by the coding sequence GTGCACAGACTCAGGGCCGCGGAACACCCGCGGCCGGATTTCATTCTCTTGCACATCAGCGACACCCATCTCATTGCGCAGGGGTCCCTGTACGGGGCGGTCGACGCGGACGGCCGGCTGGGGGAGCTGCTCGAGCAGCTGACCCAGGCGCGGCTGCGGCCCGACGCGATCGTCGTCACCGGAGACCTGACCGACAAGGGCGAGCCCGCGGCCTACCGCAAACTGCGCGACGCGGTGGAGCCCTTCGCGGCCGAGCTGGGCGCCGAGCTCGTCTGGGTGATGGGCAACCACGACGACCGGTCCGCCTTGCGCAGCGCGCTGCTCGACGAAGCGCCGTCGATGGCACCGCTGGACCGCGTCTGCATGATCGACGGGCTGCGCGTCATCACGCTGGACACGTCGGTTCCCGGCCATCACCACGGGGAGATCAGTGCCTCCCAATTGGCTTGGCTCGCAGCACAGTTGGACGCACCCGCGCCGCACGGCAGCATCCTCGCCCTGCACCACCCGCCGATTCCCAGCGTCCTGGACCTGGCGGTCACGGTGGAACTGCGCGACCAGGCCGCCCTCGGGCGGGTGCTGCGCGGAAGCGATGTCCGCGCGATCCTGGCCGGGCACCTGCACTATTCGACGAACGCGACTTTTGTGGGCATCCCGGTGTCCGTGGCTTCGGCCACCTGCTACACGCAGGACCTGACGGTCGCCGCCGGCGGAACCCGCGGCAGAGACGGCGCCCAGGCCTGCAATGTGGTGCACGTCTACCAGGACACCGTCGTGCACTCGGTGATCCCGCTCGGCGGCGGAGAGACGGTGGGCACCTTCGTCTCTCCGGCGGAGGCGCGCCGCAAGATCACCGACAGCGGCCTGTTCATCGAGCCGTCCCGGCGGGATTCGCTGTTCAGCCACCCTCCGAGGGCGTTAGCGTCATCGGCTCGGCGAACCCCGGTTGACTGA
- a CDS encoding stealth family protein, whose translation MAKSDPSEGGRTARRAPAPLVVTRRGKIARLESSLTPHEAQVEDLVFIRKVLSKAGIGFLLIRDHKGRPILAVDIEQRPAVERALVASCAAEPMYAKTVDKKGLAPVLVAGGRLSALPDPRLVRLYRRRIAPGGLRYGPAFGVEIQFWVYEDTVIRCPVENSLTRTLLPRSEVRPATVKLYGYKWPTIAGMFAAHASDVTFDIDMVFSWVEGSDPEFRARRDAQMPRYLVGEGDEAEARIRQIDELKYALRSVNMFAPWVRRIFIATDSRPPEWLADHPKISIVRAEEHFSDPAALPTYSSHAVESQLHNIAELSEHFLYSNDDMFFGRPVKATMFFSPGGVTRFIEATTRIGIGDNDPTRSGFENAARVNRRLIFERFGQVITRHLEHTAVPLRKSVLREMEREFPEDFARTQASQFRSSTDISVTNSFYHYYALMTGRAVQQEKAKVLYVDTTSRAGLDLLPVLRRKRNHDFFCLNDGSFPEVSAEERAERVVDFLERYFPIPAPWEKVSADVSQPGFAEPMTLTPSEGG comes from the coding sequence ATGGCCAAATCCGATCCGAGCGAGGGCGGTCGCACCGCCCGCCGGGCCCCGGCGCCCCTCGTGGTGACCCGGCGGGGAAAGATCGCCCGGCTCGAATCCAGCCTGACCCCCCACGAGGCACAGGTCGAGGATCTGGTGTTCATCCGAAAGGTCTTGAGCAAGGCCGGCATTGGCTTCCTGCTGATCCGTGACCACAAGGGCCGGCCGATCCTCGCGGTCGACATCGAACAGCGCCCGGCGGTCGAGCGCGCGTTGGTGGCGTCATGTGCGGCCGAGCCCATGTACGCCAAGACGGTCGACAAAAAGGGGCTGGCGCCCGTCCTCGTCGCCGGAGGCCGGCTCTCCGCGCTGCCCGATCCGCGTCTCGTGCGGCTGTATCGGCGACGGATCGCCCCCGGGGGTCTGCGGTACGGGCCCGCGTTCGGCGTGGAGATCCAGTTCTGGGTGTACGAGGACACCGTGATCCGCTGCCCGGTGGAGAACTCCCTGACGCGAACCTTGTTGCCACGGAGCGAGGTCCGGCCGGCGACCGTCAAACTCTACGGCTACAAGTGGCCGACCATCGCGGGAATGTTCGCCGCGCACGCAAGCGACGTCACCTTCGACATCGACATGGTGTTCTCCTGGGTGGAGGGCAGCGACCCCGAGTTCCGCGCGCGACGCGACGCGCAGATGCCGCGGTACCTGGTGGGCGAGGGCGACGAAGCCGAAGCGCGCATTCGTCAGATCGACGAGCTGAAATACGCGCTGCGGTCGGTCAACATGTTCGCGCCGTGGGTGCGTCGGATCTTCATCGCGACGGATTCCCGCCCGCCGGAGTGGCTGGCCGACCATCCGAAGATCTCCATCGTGCGCGCCGAGGAGCATTTCTCGGACCCCGCCGCGTTACCGACCTACAGCTCGCATGCGGTGGAAAGCCAGCTGCACAACATCGCGGAGCTCAGCGAGCACTTCCTGTACTCCAACGACGACATGTTCTTCGGCCGGCCGGTCAAAGCGACCATGTTCTTCTCCCCGGGCGGCGTCACAAGGTTCATCGAGGCCACGACGCGCATCGGGATCGGCGACAACGACCCCACCCGCAGCGGGTTCGAGAACGCCGCCCGGGTGAACCGGCGGTTGATCTTCGAGCGATTCGGCCAGGTCATCACCCGCCATCTGGAGCACACCGCCGTCCCGCTGCGCAAAAGCGTGCTGCGGGAGATGGAACGCGAATTCCCGGAGGACTTCGCCCGCACCCAGGCCAGCCAGTTCCGGTCCAGCACCGACATCTCGGTGACCAACTCGTTCTACCACTACTACGCGCTGATGACCGGGCGCGCCGTCCAGCAGGAAAAGGCCAAAGTTCTCTACGTCGACACCACCAGCCGGGCCGGCCTCGACCTGCTTCCCGTGCTGCGCAGGAAGCGCAACCACGACTTCTTCTGCCTCAACGACGGCAGTTTCCCCGAGGTCTCGGCGGAGGAGCGGGCCGAGCGGGTCGTCGACTTCCTCGAGCGCTACTTCCCCATCCCCGCGCCCTGGGAGAAGGTGTCGGCCGACGTCAGTCAACCGGGGTTCGCCGAGCCGATGACGCTAACGCCCTCGGAGGGTGGCTGA